In one Solanum dulcamara chromosome 1, daSolDulc1.2, whole genome shotgun sequence genomic region, the following are encoded:
- the LOC129902962 gene encoding receptor-like protein CLAVATA2 isoform X2, with the protein MAESVLVPCRTSYSLKVSIFFLFFLIFPFLNPLSSAFAVSFDGVVNLETEDMGLLLLFKLQFQENPLSSWDVSVPLSNWTGVTRSNQTGRVTGLNLTRFNLSGQVHPCLCTLPCLYSLRESLTLLNLANNSILGGIPTCISSLGGLTQLNLSHNELRYGISPRLVFSERLCLLDLSYNELSGKIPSRIVEASEKPGLLLLDLSHNQFSGNIPVTITELKSLQALFLSYNLLVGEIPERIGNLTYLQVIDLSHNFLTGSIPLNIVGCFQLLALILNNNNLSGEIQPVLDALDSLKIFDIGNNKISGEIPLTLAGCKSLEVVDLSSNNLSGSLNDAITKWSNLKFLSLARNKFSGSLPSWLFTFQAIHTLDFSGNKFSGYIPDGNFNTSPNFYNGDNRKTIPAVPSISARSLDIKLSLVADETSLSFNYNLTTIIGIDLSDNLLHGEIPEGLFGLHGLEYLNLSYNFLNGLVPGSLGKLQKLKALDLSHNSLSGHIPENITVLRNLTVLNLSYNCFSGVIPTKRGYWKFPGAFAGNPDLCMESSVNVCQRTSPVEPGKKFEEEMEEGPLSVWVFCISALVSFYVGVIVLFCSSRTRSCILQTKSLAG; encoded by the exons atGGCAGAATCAGTTCTTGTGCCTTGTAGAACTTCTTATTCCCTCAAAGTTTCAATCTTTTTCCTATTCTTCTTGATTTTCCCTTTCTTGAACCCACTTTCCTCTGCATTTGCTGTTTCTTTTGATGGGGTTGTCAATCTTGAAACAGAAGACATGGGTTTGCTTTTGCTCTTCAAGTTACAGTTTCAAGAAAACCCTTTGTCAAGCTGGGATGTCAGTGTTCCTCTATCAAACTGGACCGGTGTCACCCGGTCTAACCAGACCGGAAGAGTCACTGGACTCAACCTCACAAGGTTCAACTTGTCAGGACAGGTTCATCCTTGTTTGT GTACTTTGCCTTGTCTATATTCTTTAAGGGAATCACTTACACTTCTCAATTTAGCAAACAATTCAATTCTTGGAGGCATACCGACGTGTATCTCCAGTCTTGGGGGCTTGACGCAGCTCAACTTGTCACATAATGAATTACGATATGGTATCTCGCCAAGACTGGTTTTTTCGGAGAGGTTATGTTTGTTGGACTTGAGTTATAACGAGCTATCAGGGAAGATTCCAAGTAGGATTGTCGAGGCATCAGAGAAACCTGGACTTCTACTTCTTGACCTGTCTCACAATCAGTTCTCTGGTAATATCCCTGTGACGATAACAGAATTGAAGAGTTTGCAAGCATTGTTTCTGTCTTACAATCTTCTTGTGGGAGAAATACCAGAAAGGATTGGTAACTTGACCTATCTACAGGTGATTGATCTCTCACATAACTTCCTCACTGGTTCGATTCCTTTGAACATTGTTGGTTGTTTCCAACTATTGGCACTGATACTAAACAATAATAATCTTTCTGGGGAAATTCAACCTGTTCTTGACGCGTTAGATAGTCTAAAGATATTTGATATAGGAAACAACAAGATTTCTGGTGAGATCCCACTGACATTGGCAGGCTGCAAGTCCTTGGAAGTTGTTGATTTGAGCTCTAACAATCTCTCAGGATCTCTAAATGATGCAATAACCAAATGGTCGAACCTCAAATTCCTCTCCCTTGCTCGGAACAAGTTCAGTGGATCTCTGCCAAGTTGGTTGTTTACATTTCAGGCTATTCATACTTTGGATTTTTCTGGGAACAAATTCTCGGGATATATACCAGATGGTAACTTTAACACTAGTCCAAATTTCTACAACGGCGACAATAGGAAGACCATTCCTGCAGTACCATCAATTTCTGCTCGAAGCCTGGATATCAAACTTTCCCTCGTTGCTGATGAAACTAGTTTGAGCTTCAACTATAACCTCACAACCATAATAGGAATTGATCTGTCTGACAATTTGCTTCATGGTGAAATTCCAGAGGGTCTGTTTGGATTACATGGTTTGGAGTACCTTAATTTGTCATACAATTTTCTTAATGGTCTGGTTCCAGGGAGTTTAGGGAAGTTGCAGAAGCTAAAGGCTCTTGATTTGTCGCATAATTCTTTGTCTGGCCACATCCCTGAAAACATTACTGTCCTCAGAAATTTGACAGTTTTAAATCTGTCATATAATTGCTTCTCTGGTGTTATTCCCACGAAGCGAGGTTATTGGAAATTTCCTGGAGCATTTGCTGGCAATCCAGACTTATGTATGGAATCATCGGTTAATGTCTGTCAGAGAACTTCCCCAGTAGAACCAGGGAAGAAATTTGAAGAGGAAATGGAAGAGGGACCATTATCAGTTTGGGTTTTCTGTATAAGTGCTTTAGTTAGCTTCTATGTTGGCGTCATCGTTTTATTTTGTTCATCTCGAACAAGAAGCTGTATTCTGCAAACAAAAAGTTTAGCGGGTTGA
- the LOC129902962 gene encoding receptor-like protein CLAVATA2 isoform X1 yields MAESVLVPCRTSYSLKVSIFFLFFLIFPFLNPLSSAFAVSFDGVVNLETEDMGLLLLFKLQFQENPLSSWDVSVPLSNWTGVTRSNQTGRVTGLNLTRFNLSGQVHPCLCNLTFLETLVLSHNSFNNSIPSCLWKLWSLKTLDLSYNMLTAFVPSTFATTMSKLIELDLSHNMLSGKIPMWMGNFSMSLEKLNLGFNSFHGDIPKSLLNLMPLKYLDLSHNSLIGNVGDFNQELVSLNLESNMLSGTLPCLYSLRESLTLLNLANNSILGGIPTCISSLGGLTQLNLSHNELRYGISPRLVFSERLCLLDLSYNELSGKIPSRIVEASEKPGLLLLDLSHNQFSGNIPVTITELKSLQALFLSYNLLVGEIPERIGNLTYLQVIDLSHNFLTGSIPLNIVGCFQLLALILNNNNLSGEIQPVLDALDSLKIFDIGNNKISGEIPLTLAGCKSLEVVDLSSNNLSGSLNDAITKWSNLKFLSLARNKFSGSLPSWLFTFQAIHTLDFSGNKFSGYIPDGNFNTSPNFYNGDNRKTIPAVPSISARSLDIKLSLVADETSLSFNYNLTTIIGIDLSDNLLHGEIPEGLFGLHGLEYLNLSYNFLNGLVPGSLGKLQKLKALDLSHNSLSGHIPENITVLRNLTVLNLSYNCFSGVIPTKRGYWKFPGAFAGNPDLCMESSVNVCQRTSPVEPGKKFEEEMEEGPLSVWVFCISALVSFYVGVIVLFCSSRTRSCILQTKSLAG; encoded by the coding sequence atGGCAGAATCAGTTCTTGTGCCTTGTAGAACTTCTTATTCCCTCAAAGTTTCAATCTTTTTCCTATTCTTCTTGATTTTCCCTTTCTTGAACCCACTTTCCTCTGCATTTGCTGTTTCTTTTGATGGGGTTGTCAATCTTGAAACAGAAGACATGGGTTTGCTTTTGCTCTTCAAGTTACAGTTTCAAGAAAACCCTTTGTCAAGCTGGGATGTCAGTGTTCCTCTATCAAACTGGACCGGTGTCACCCGGTCTAACCAGACCGGAAGAGTCACTGGACTCAACCTCACAAGGTTCAACTTGTCAGGACAGGTTCATCCTTGTTTGTGTAATCTCACTTTTCTTGAAACACTTGTGTTGTCTCATAATAGCTTTAACAATTCAATACCATCTTGTTTATGGAAGTTGTGGAGCCTTAAGACCTTAGATCTTAGCTATAATATGTTAACTGCGTTTGTTCCTAGTACATTTGCAACAACCATGAGTAAGTTAATTGAGCTTGACCTTAGCCATAACATGTTGAGTGGTAAAATACCAATGTGGATGGGGAATTTCTCAATGTCACTTGAAAAACTCAACTTGGGGTTTAACAGTTTTCATGGGGATATACCTAAGAGCTTGTTAAATTTGATGCCTTTGAAATATTTGGACTTGTCCCACAATAGTTTGATAGGAAATGTGGGGGATTTCAACCAAGAATTGGTCTCACTTAATCTTGAGTCTAATATGTTATCAGGTACTTTGCCTTGTCTATATTCTTTAAGGGAATCACTTACACTTCTCAATTTAGCAAACAATTCAATTCTTGGAGGCATACCGACGTGTATCTCCAGTCTTGGGGGCTTGACGCAGCTCAACTTGTCACATAATGAATTACGATATGGTATCTCGCCAAGACTGGTTTTTTCGGAGAGGTTATGTTTGTTGGACTTGAGTTATAACGAGCTATCAGGGAAGATTCCAAGTAGGATTGTCGAGGCATCAGAGAAACCTGGACTTCTACTTCTTGACCTGTCTCACAATCAGTTCTCTGGTAATATCCCTGTGACGATAACAGAATTGAAGAGTTTGCAAGCATTGTTTCTGTCTTACAATCTTCTTGTGGGAGAAATACCAGAAAGGATTGGTAACTTGACCTATCTACAGGTGATTGATCTCTCACATAACTTCCTCACTGGTTCGATTCCTTTGAACATTGTTGGTTGTTTCCAACTATTGGCACTGATACTAAACAATAATAATCTTTCTGGGGAAATTCAACCTGTTCTTGACGCGTTAGATAGTCTAAAGATATTTGATATAGGAAACAACAAGATTTCTGGTGAGATCCCACTGACATTGGCAGGCTGCAAGTCCTTGGAAGTTGTTGATTTGAGCTCTAACAATCTCTCAGGATCTCTAAATGATGCAATAACCAAATGGTCGAACCTCAAATTCCTCTCCCTTGCTCGGAACAAGTTCAGTGGATCTCTGCCAAGTTGGTTGTTTACATTTCAGGCTATTCATACTTTGGATTTTTCTGGGAACAAATTCTCGGGATATATACCAGATGGTAACTTTAACACTAGTCCAAATTTCTACAACGGCGACAATAGGAAGACCATTCCTGCAGTACCATCAATTTCTGCTCGAAGCCTGGATATCAAACTTTCCCTCGTTGCTGATGAAACTAGTTTGAGCTTCAACTATAACCTCACAACCATAATAGGAATTGATCTGTCTGACAATTTGCTTCATGGTGAAATTCCAGAGGGTCTGTTTGGATTACATGGTTTGGAGTACCTTAATTTGTCATACAATTTTCTTAATGGTCTGGTTCCAGGGAGTTTAGGGAAGTTGCAGAAGCTAAAGGCTCTTGATTTGTCGCATAATTCTTTGTCTGGCCACATCCCTGAAAACATTACTGTCCTCAGAAATTTGACAGTTTTAAATCTGTCATATAATTGCTTCTCTGGTGTTATTCCCACGAAGCGAGGTTATTGGAAATTTCCTGGAGCATTTGCTGGCAATCCAGACTTATGTATGGAATCATCGGTTAATGTCTGTCAGAGAACTTCCCCAGTAGAACCAGGGAAGAAATTTGAAGAGGAAATGGAAGAGGGACCATTATCAGTTTGGGTTTTCTGTATAAGTGCTTTAGTTAGCTTCTATGTTGGCGTCATCGTTTTATTTTGTTCATCTCGAACAAGAAGCTGTATTCTGCAAACAAAAAGTTTAGCGGGTTGA